TCGTCGTACTCGCCCTCCGCTCCCGCCTCCGTGAACTTCTTCCGGTTAACCCCAAACATGGCCGCCGTGTCACCTGCCACAAAAGTCAGGTACGTTTGGCCACTAGTTTTAAATAATTGCCGTTAGGGCGGCCGATGAATGGCTGCTGCAACTGCCAATTCAATATCAATTCAATGATTTCCCCTTTGGCCGGCTGGTTGGCGCTTGAGGCAGGCTTTCCTAACTTCACTATTGACCTATTTTGATGGCCGAGTGGCAAGATTTATTTCCGGACGTGCAAAGTGTTTACAAACTGGGGCGCGCTTATGATCGGTCAGGTGACGAGGTGGGCGTGTCTTTGTGTCCTAACACGAGGGAGGACTGTGTCGAGTGAGGTCAGCAGTTCGCGATGGGCACGCAGGAAACAGGAAAGCTGCacaagagcgagcgagcgagcgagcgagcgagcgagcttgGAGGTGAGCCACTGTGCCGTTTGGAATGTCATCGGCCCAAATCTTCATAATTGGCGCCGCGCGGCTCTGCGGATGACGTAACGGCAAGCCGGCTCGACGTGCGGCACTGTCGCAAACGGCTAGCGTTAGCTACGAAGGCTAACGTCATTACCTTCCTGCGCCGGTGGGTGCCGGCGAGCCGGTAGCGCCACTGGCCTTTTCATTTGGGGTGCGATGGAGCTCGCGGCAGTATTTGAAACACTAGCAGCTGACGTCGCATGGGCTGCCACAGTCTCCCGAAGGAGCGTTAGCCGCCCGGCTCGAAGTAGCTAAAGTAACTCTCGcggctggctgcctggctggctggctggctgggtgGGTTCCAAGCCTTTCGGAGGATTCGCAAGCGTCCTCGCGTGCATTAAGTGATCGGGTCGGGTCGGGCCGCTTCTGGGTGCAGTCTACTCAAAAGTTCACCAGTCTGCCGTTTGGCAGTCTTGCAATTTGGGCTCATGACGCTCGACTGGCTGCAAGTAgaacgacaacaacaaaaggctGAGGAGGGACGACTCGTGGCGGGAGAAAGAAAGGTCACCGGCCTCCCTCCGCGGCTTCAATGTTCAGTCGATGCACCCGATGAGAGAAACGGAATTAGGCGGGCGAATTGAAAGGATTtttaagagagaaaaaaaagggaaaaaaagcttaccGCATCAATCTTTCCTCACCGCTACCTTCCAAGATGGACGACATTGCGCAGCATGCTGGGAGTTGGAGTTTGAATGGCTCGCCGCTCGTTTCCACCTCGCcgatggatgggtgggtggatgggtgggtggatggatggacggacggacggacggatggaaggAAACCACTCTCGTGGAAAGTGATGAGCGGAGAATAGAAGGTAGAATAGGCTTGGTTCGACCACAATGGAATGGAATGGTATGAATGCATGCAATTCAATGCAATACGTTAAGAGCTCAACGGTAGGGTCGGGAGGAGCGGGCCGGCGCCGACGTGTCGGATTGCGCAGAATGCCACTCGAAGCGGCCCTTTTCCTGCTAaatatgagcatttttttccagcagaAAACATGAATCCAAGCAACTCAAGACTCATCCAAACGCACTTCAGACGACGACGATTCCAGTACCGTATTTGGTGTCATTTCTTCTTCGCCAACGCTTCCGACGCCATCTCCGACTCTACTCGATTTTTGGCGCCGAGCGAGAGAAAATGCGCAGACGAGCAGAGTTGGcagtgattttaatccattgaTCGGCAACAATTGAACAAACACGACGCGCGCacgaacgcacgcacgcacgcacacaaaaacttTTGGCTTTGTCACACCCGTTTGGCAGCGTTGTTAAGTGGGAGGAGTCATTAAAGGGACCACAGCGGAGCGGATTGGACGGGACGCTAACATGCGTGTTGCGTCTCGCACGGAGAACATGCACGGCGGTCGGCGGCCAAAGACGACATGGAGCGCGCACGTTTCCTTGGCCTTTGTGGCCTTGGCTATTCTTTGCTTCGGGCCCAAGTCGGAAGCACTTTTGTTGTGAAAAGTCTCGCCGGCAGCCGCTTCGTTTTTAGCCAAAATGAGCAGCGGCCTCAAAACGGAGTCCGTTCTGCCTTCCTGTCGAGCTTCGGTGAGACTTTTCCGGTGAGAGTCGACTGCTCGTTGAAGCCAATTTCTCTTTCGGCAGCAGCGGACGGCGGTGGATGCGAGCGGCGGAGGCCTCCCGCAGAATCCCGAGGCGGCGGGCAGGGTCCTGAAACACATCAGGTGCGTGCAAATGCCTCGCGGGTGGGGTCCTGAAACACGTCAGGTGCGTGCAAATGCCTCGCGGCGTCCCACCACATATGGCTTTTCCAACAACCGCGTGATCTTTGTTTGCCGCGACGGGGCCGCTGCTCCTcgtcggccggccggccggccgtccGTCCGCCGACGGTCTCAAAGGCACGCAGGTCGGGAGGTGGGTGGATCGCAAGGGGTGGGGGAGCGGGGCGTACAACAGGCGAGGGTTGAGAGGTCATCTGCTCTGCAGGAAGGCACAAGCACACGTGCGTCAAACATAGGCGTGACATCCACAAACGACAAGCACTGGGTCGGGTCGGCGTCTACGGCCGGACGCCTGGATTGCGCCCCTCCCCCGCCCCTTCTTCCTGGAAGTTAATCCGCGGCGTTGCGGCAGATGGCGGCGTGCGTCGGGCGCCGCCGCCACGCTCGTTATGAATGATTGCGCGCTGCCGGGCATTAACTTGGGATCAC
This genomic window from Syngnathus acus chromosome 23, fSynAcu1.2, whole genome shotgun sequence contains:
- the LOC119117121 gene encoding uncharacterized protein LOC119117121 isoform X8; the protein is MERARFLGLCGLGYSLLRAQVGSTFVVKSLAGSRFVFSQNEQRPQNGVRSAFLSSFGETFPVRVDCSLKPISLSAAADGGGCERRRPPAESRGGGQGPETHQIGNEQSVMGISFSKSTATGGFSGCKLGWRRSPWQQRLAPSHRAPASNVNKAFEPGSKHLRRKGQSQSKEGRASRRGNTLA
- the LOC119117121 gene encoding uncharacterized protein LOC119117121 isoform X10 — encoded protein: MIGQVTRWACLCVLTRGRTVSSEVSSSRWARRKQESCTRASERASERASLEQRTAVDASGGGLPQNPEAAGRVLKHISARVAVATRSLPSVTPRAAESVRRRGASRPAGRRRRRPFAGRGRSYANEERRRAMSRREARREAAREYFMCA
- the LOC119117121 gene encoding uncharacterized protein LOC119117121 isoform X6 produces the protein MERARFLGLCGLGYSLLRAQVGSTFVVKSLAGSRFVFSQNEQRPQNGVRSAFLSSFGETFPVRVDCSLKPISLSAAADGGGCERRRPPAESRGGGQGPETHQIGNEQSVMGISFSKSTATGGFSGCKLGWRRSPWQQRKEKERRLPACLRCCLRCCLPACVAACVAACLPACLPAWQPQRVAASLSAACYVCAG
- the LOC119117121 gene encoding uncharacterized protein LOC119117121 isoform X7 — translated: MERARFLGLCGLGYSLLRAQVGSTFVVKSLAGSRFVFSQNEQRPQNGVRSAFLSSFGETFPVRVDCSLKPISLSAAADGGGCERRRPPAESRGGGQGPETHQIGNEQSVMGISFSKSTATGGFSGCKLGWRRSPWQQRASRRGNTLVAKRHAESGREREETRSISAGRQAAPSSFCREGAELCK